The Clostridium septicum genome contains a region encoding:
- a CDS encoding superoxide dismutase → MKYDKIILPYSYDALEPYIDALTVQIHYEKHLQSYVDNLNSLVAIDPKFFDEKPLNEILSNTNSIPVEIRQGVINQGGGVDNHNFYFSILSPNAKTMPEGRLLTAINNTFGSFDNMKEKLNKLSIGKFGSGWGWLVVNEYCGLEIITTSNQNSPLSVNKKPLIAIDVWEHAYYLKYKNLRKDYVNNIWNLIDFNIIENLYNSIC, encoded by the coding sequence ATGAAATACGATAAAATAATTCTTCCGTATTCTTATGATGCTTTAGAACCTTATATAGACGCTTTAACTGTACAAATTCATTATGAAAAACATCTTCAAAGTTATGTTGATAATCTTAACTCTTTAGTTGCAATTGATCCTAAATTTTTTGATGAAAAGCCTTTAAATGAAATACTATCTAATACTAATTCAATTCCTGTAGAGATCCGTCAAGGTGTTATTAATCAAGGCGGTGGCGTAGATAACCATAACTTTTATTTTTCAATATTATCACCTAATGCTAAAACTATGCCTGAAGGAAGGCTTCTAACTGCAATTAATAATACTTTCGGAAGCTTTGATAATATGAAAGAAAAACTTAATAAACTATCTATTGGAAAATTTGGTTCCGGTTGGGGTTGGTTAGTAGTTAATGAATATTGTGGACTTGAAATAATAACAACATCCAATCAAAATTCCCCTTTAAGTGTAAATAAAAAACCTCTTATTGCAATTGATGTTTGGGAACATGCTTATTACTTAAAATATAAAAATCTAAGGAAAGATTATGTTAATAATATTTGGAATTTAATAGATTTTAATATTATTGAGAACTTATATAATTCAATTTGCTAA
- a CDS encoding S8 family peptidase, with protein sequence MYLRNSDCIEYEDNPEYSKLIVEYRGDFLDEMSKIDDVCGKVINDTYGVVYVKEKDIDNLIKQSTTITYFEFDSVYVLEDVSAISTASIPQVQSGGYLNLNGEGTIVAILDTGIDYLNEAFINEDGSTRIEYIFDKSIENEEGSYGVVYSKDDINKAIGAKGQGKNPYEIVKSKDENGHGTSMAAIVGGRLEDKNIESVADKCSYIIVKLKENEKIKKWFNTDSVIYSVSEILEGIEFIINKKFEINKPLVIYIPLGSTEGSHTGNTIIEKYIDLISQNRGLVVVTGTGNEGIGGGHASGTIQNVGDTQILELLIGNEQKNIYFDIWVRKPSRISLNVISPSGESTGILPITLKSVIERKFIFESTNLKVYYYWPDELSGDEVIRIILEGLKPGIWRFKLIGDYILNGKFNSWLPPLSILKEGTNFISSSPYLTMTIPGISSYIIVSSWYNQDSNTMSSYSGRGEKLNGYGERILPIMTVGGNKIKTIGRNDEIVYITGSSASAAITAGACSLLLQWGIVNGNDNTMNAQKIKTYFMRGVRKRPGDVYPNPEWGYGKLDMLTLFQNI encoded by the coding sequence ATGTATTTGAGAAATAGTGATTGTATAGAATATGAAGATAATCCTGAATATAGTAAACTAATAGTAGAATATAGAGGTGACTTCCTAGATGAAATGTCTAAAATAGATGATGTATGTGGAAAAGTTATAAATGATACTTATGGAGTTGTATATGTAAAAGAAAAAGATATAGATAATTTAATAAAACAATCTACTACAATAACATATTTTGAATTTGATAGTGTATATGTATTAGAAGACGTATCAGCAATATCTACAGCTTCTATTCCACAAGTGCAGTCAGGTGGATATTTAAATTTAAATGGTGAGGGTACTATAGTTGCAATATTAGATACAGGAATAGATTATTTAAATGAGGCTTTTATAAATGAAGATGGTAGTACAAGAATAGAATATATTTTTGATAAAAGTATAGAAAATGAAGAAGGAAGTTATGGAGTTGTGTACTCAAAAGATGATATAAACAAAGCCATAGGTGCTAAAGGACAAGGAAAAAATCCATACGAAATAGTTAAATCTAAAGATGAAAATGGACATGGAACAAGTATGGCTGCAATAGTTGGAGGAAGGTTAGAAGATAAGAATATAGAAAGTGTAGCAGATAAATGTAGTTATATAATAGTTAAACTTAAAGAAAACGAAAAAATTAAAAAATGGTTTAATACTGATAGTGTTATATATAGTGTAAGTGAAATATTAGAGGGGATTGAATTTATAATAAATAAAAAGTTTGAAATTAATAAGCCATTAGTTATATATATACCACTTGGAAGTACAGAAGGAAGCCACACTGGAAATACTATAATAGAAAAATATATAGACTTAATATCACAGAATAGAGGATTAGTAGTAGTTACAGGTACAGGAAATGAAGGAATAGGAGGAGGACATGCAAGTGGAACAATACAAAATGTTGGAGATACACAAATATTAGAGTTATTAATAGGTAATGAACAAAAGAATATATATTTTGATATATGGGTAAGAAAACCTAGTAGAATATCATTAAATGTAATATCTCCTTCAGGAGAAAGTACTGGTATATTACCAATAACATTGAAAAGTGTTATAGAAAGAAAATTTATATTTGAAAGTACGAATTTAAAAGTATATTATTATTGGCCAGATGAATTAAGTGGAGATGAAGTAATAAGGATAATATTAGAGGGATTGAAACCTGGAATATGGAGATTTAAACTTATAGGAGACTATATATTAAATGGAAAATTTAATTCATGGTTGCCACCTTTAAGTATACTAAAAGAAGGAACAAACTTTATTTCATCTAGTCCATATCTAACAATGACAATACCTGGTATATCATCCTATATAATAGTAAGTTCATGGTATAATCAAGATAGTAATACTATGAGTAGTTATTCTGGAAGAGGAGAAAAATTGAATGGATATGGTGAAAGAATTTTACCTATAATGACTGTGGGAGGAAATAAAATTAAAACCATAGGTAGAAATGATGAGATAGTATATATTACTGGAAGTAGTGCTTCAGCAGCTATTACAGCAGGTGCTTGTTCTTTATTACTTCAGTGGGGAATTGTAAATGGAAATGATAATACAATGAATGCACAGAAGATTAAAACGTATTTTATGAGAGGTGTAAGAAAAAGACCAGGTGATGTATATCCTAATCCAGAGTGGGGATATGGAAAGCTGGATATGTTGACATTATTTCAAAATATTTAA
- a CDS encoding S8 family peptidase, translating to MVSEKENFFYNPNYEDFLVEYTGNFDEEIKNVSYAYGKAIDQDYAIVAVEKGRYEELVSSQDFIIYAVPRGIFTLEALTPIDAGNFENVIQNPYNNLSGSGILVGIVDTGIDYLNSEFIREDDTTRIDYLWDQTIEPTNENNLVFGVEYSKEEIDNAIKLSKEGKDPYSIVKTKDTNGHGTNMASIIGARGKDIEVKGVMSDCTFAVVKLKENEVYKQVLRANGITNVPVYSNSDIVVGMLYILRKSRELRKPLVILLALGSNFSAHSGSSVIEKYIERVSSYRGVAVVTGTGNQGAAELHASGRILQNGLTNNVDLKIDKAQTELELEIWIRRPNLMSINIISPSGEEIGNVPIETENKQIFNFIYENTGVSIQYISPDEINGDENIKLIFSNIKPGIWTLILKGEYIDDGRYDIWLPVKSLNQEGTKFLNSDPYTTLVIPSTSKGVISVGYYNQENVSILSESGKGYTQDDRIKPDLVAGGIRQAVTNPGGGVNYISGSCVAAAVTAGACGLILEWGIIDKNDISMTSEKIRTYLIAGSRKRQGDEYPNPNWGYGILDLEGVFKQISATKWK from the coding sequence ATGGTTTCAGAAAAGGAGAATTTTTTTTATAACCCGAATTATGAAGATTTTTTAGTTGAGTACACTGGAAATTTTGATGAAGAAATTAAGAATGTTTCTTATGCTTATGGAAAAGCTATAGATCAAGACTATGCTATAGTTGCTGTAGAAAAAGGTAGATATGAAGAATTAGTTAGTAGTCAGGATTTTATAATATATGCAGTTCCAAGAGGTATATTTACTTTAGAAGCATTAACACCAATAGATGCAGGGAATTTTGAAAATGTAATACAAAATCCATATAATAACTTAAGTGGTTCAGGGATACTTGTTGGAATAGTGGATACAGGAATAGATTATTTAAATAGCGAATTTATAAGAGAAGATGATACAACAAGAATAGATTATCTATGGGATCAGACTATAGAGCCAACTAATGAAAATAATTTAGTCTTTGGTGTAGAGTATTCAAAAGAGGAGATAGATAACGCAATAAAATTATCTAAAGAAGGCAAGGATCCTTATAGTATAGTTAAAACTAAAGATACTAACGGACATGGTACAAATATGGCAAGTATAATAGGAGCTAGAGGTAAAGATATAGAAGTTAAGGGTGTAATGAGTGATTGTACATTTGCAGTAGTTAAATTAAAAGAAAATGAAGTTTATAAGCAAGTGTTAAGGGCTAATGGAATTACTAATGTACCTGTATATAGTAATTCAGATATTGTAGTAGGAATGCTATATATTTTAAGGAAATCAAGAGAGTTACGAAAACCTCTTGTTATTTTATTAGCATTAGGAAGCAACTTTAGTGCACATTCTGGAAGTAGTGTTATTGAAAAATATATTGAGAGAGTATCTTCCTATAGGGGGGTAGCTGTTGTTACAGGAACAGGAAATCAAGGAGCAGCAGAACTTCATGCATCTGGTAGAATACTACAAAATGGTTTAACTAATAACGTAGATCTAAAAATTGACAAAGCTCAAACTGAGTTAGAGTTAGAAATTTGGATAAGAAGGCCTAATTTAATGTCTATAAATATAATATCACCATCTGGTGAAGAAATAGGAAATGTTCCTATAGAAACGGAAAATAAACAGATATTTAATTTTATTTATGAGAACACAGGAGTTTCTATTCAATATATTTCTCCAGATGAAATAAATGGAGATGAAAATATAAAATTAATTTTTAGTAATATAAAGCCAGGAATATGGACTCTTATATTAAAGGGAGAATATATAGATGATGGAAGATATGATATTTGGTTACCAGTAAAATCACTTAATCAGGAAGGAACAAAATTTTTAAATTCTGATCCATACACAACTTTAGTTATTCCATCAACATCAAAAGGAGTAATAAGTGTAGGATATTACAATCAAGAAAATGTATCTATATTAAGCGAATCTGGTAAGGGCTATACACAGGATGACAGAATAAAACCAGATTTAGTTGCAGGTGGAATTAGACAAGCTGTAACTAACCCTGGAGGTGGGGTAAATTATATTTCAGGTAGTTGTGTTGCTGCAGCAGTTACAGCAGGTGCATGTGGATTGATTTTAGAATGGGGTATAATAGATAAAAATGATATAAGTATGACAAGTGAAAAGATTAGAACATACCTAATAGCTGGATCTAGAAAAAGACAAGGAGATGAATACCCAAATCCTAACTGGGGTTATGGAATCTTAGATCTTGAAGGAGTTTTTAAGCAAATATCAGCTACAAAATGGAAATAG
- a CDS encoding NCS2 family permease, with product MEKLFKLKENGVTVKTEAIAAFTSFFAAVYIIVVNASILSDGGVPMEPLIIATVLASLFGCLLVAFISNTPLIIMPGMGINALFTYTIVNTLGLTFYQALGSVFVSGLLFVIIALTPLAKILTEAIPASLKEAITVGIGLFITFIGLQKAGIVVASDSTLVKLGDITSPEVLAFIIIMIITLILFLKNVPGAFLISIIAGTIISIGFGIVDLSNVSFSLPDFNAYKDIFFGMDFSAIATPTFWVATFSLTLVLVFENIGLLHGQVSGMLKRPEETPKALHSVAYSVIGCGIFGTSPNVSTVEGAAGIAAGGKTGLTSAITGLLFLLSLFFIPFIKIIPNAAISPILIIIGCLMSQNLKNLNFDDLTELFPAFATIVLIPLTYSIVDGIAFGFILYPICKLCTKKGKDVSVAMYVVSAIFLIYFILHGMQH from the coding sequence ATGGAAAAATTATTTAAATTAAAAGAAAATGGTGTTACAGTAAAAACCGAGGCAATAGCTGCCTTCACGTCTTTTTTTGCAGCAGTTTATATAATTGTTGTAAATGCAAGCATATTAAGTGATGGAGGTGTACCAATGGAGCCTCTTATAATAGCTACTGTATTAGCTTCCCTTTTTGGATGTTTATTAGTAGCATTTATAAGTAATACTCCTTTAATAATTATGCCTGGTATGGGTATAAACGCTCTATTTACTTATACAATAGTTAATACTCTAGGATTAACTTTTTATCAAGCTTTAGGCTCTGTTTTTGTTTCTGGATTATTATTTGTTATAATAGCTTTAACTCCGTTAGCAAAAATACTTACTGAAGCAATACCCGCTTCTCTAAAAGAAGCAATTACTGTTGGTATCGGACTTTTTATTACTTTTATAGGATTACAAAAAGCTGGTATTGTAGTTGCAAGTGATAGTACATTAGTTAAGTTAGGGGATATTACAAGTCCAGAAGTGCTTGCTTTCATAATAATTATGATAATCACTTTAATTTTATTTTTAAAAAATGTTCCTGGAGCATTTTTAATATCAATTATTGCTGGAACTATAATATCAATAGGTTTTGGAATTGTGGATCTTTCAAATGTTTCTTTTTCATTACCTGATTTTAATGCTTATAAAGATATTTTCTTTGGCATGGATTTTTCGGCTATAGCTACTCCAACATTTTGGGTTGCTACATTCTCACTAACTTTAGTGTTAGTTTTTGAAAATATAGGACTTTTACACGGTCAAGTTTCAGGTATGTTAAAAAGACCTGAAGAAACTCCAAAAGCATTACATTCAGTTGCTTATTCTGTAATCGGTTGTGGAATATTTGGAACTAGTCCAAACGTTTCAACTGTTGAAGGTGCTGCTGGAATAGCCGCAGGTGGCAAAACTGGATTAACTTCAGCTATAACAGGGTTATTATTTTTATTATCTTTATTCTTTATTCCATTTATAAAAATAATACCAAATGCTGCTATATCTCCAATACTTATAATAATTGGATGCTTAATGTCACAAAATTTAAAGAATTTAAATTTTGATGATTTAACTGAATTATTCCCAGCTTTTGCTACTATAGTATTAATTCCTTTAACATATAGCATTGTAGATGGTATTGCATTTGGATTTATATTATACCCTATATGCAAGTTATGTACTAAAAAAGGAAAAGATGTTTCTGTTGCAATGTATGTTGTATCAGCTATATTCCTTATTTATTTCATACTTCATGGTATGCAACATTAA
- a CDS encoding methyl-accepting chemotaxis protein — MKKMVFIYLILIVIIANLLLFFKINAFFVFNISLLLAMLIYYFANNSDSEEIIIDKGKENNINRTTFKNSILKLNETGKSIFISHKSLKNISNRVKESSEVILGLTEENNGSVNNLDNSCKDIKNKIDIMDNLLKEAKNSSKLSEKTIEEQNNILNNVEKKVQTLKEYYKEVLSTCIELTNSFDKIYAFTSNINDIASQTNLLSLNASIEAARAGEDGKGFAVVAKEIKNLSELSKTFSFNINEQLNLMKNELDKLNKNSRETDNVIIETSKSVNILNNSFLDIINNNSSLKEKITSIKSNSVEILKMSDEIEKISNDLKGSHCITLNSVESVVKDIEDQVDILDGFQVITEELIENCNTLIDISIRKDIESKLKDICMSIYTTELKKDNISLKSFANKIGANDIFYVNKDGYFEFTSENRKNKFNLFEVNKEAKGFFNSNEIYKIYPLSKREDTGETNLYMHIKRKDKPGIVSIEMPINTLFKMSIKS; from the coding sequence ATGAAAAAAATGGTATTTATTTATTTGATTTTAATTGTAATAATAGCAAATTTACTATTATTCTTTAAGATTAATGCTTTTTTTGTTTTTAATATTTCTTTATTATTAGCTATGTTAATATACTATTTTGCAAATAATAGTGATAGTGAAGAAATAATTATAGACAAGGGTAAGGAAAATAATATAAATAGAACAACTTTTAAAAATTCGATATTAAAGCTTAATGAAACTGGTAAAAGTATATTTATATCTCATAAAAGTTTAAAAAATATTTCAAATAGAGTTAAAGAGTCTTCAGAAGTTATATTAGGATTAACAGAGGAGAATAATGGCAGTGTCAATAATTTAGATAATTCTTGTAAAGATATTAAAAATAAAATTGACATAATGGATAACCTATTAAAAGAAGCTAAAAATAGTTCAAAATTAAGTGAAAAAACTATTGAAGAGCAAAATAATATATTAAATAATGTGGAAAAAAAAGTTCAAACTCTTAAAGAATATTATAAAGAGGTGTTAAGTACATGTATAGAGTTAACTAATTCATTTGATAAAATATATGCATTTACTTCTAATATAAATGATATAGCAAGTCAAACAAATCTTTTATCTTTAAATGCAAGTATTGAAGCAGCCAGAGCTGGAGAGGATGGGAAAGGATTTGCTGTAGTAGCTAAAGAGATTAAAAATTTATCAGAGTTATCTAAGACTTTTAGCTTTAATATAAATGAGCAGTTAAATTTGATGAAAAATGAATTAGATAAATTAAATAAAAATTCAAGAGAAACAGATAATGTAATTATAGAAACATCTAAATCAGTTAATATATTAAATAACTCTTTTTTAGATATTATAAATAATAATAGTAGTTTAAAAGAAAAAATAACAAGCATAAAGAGTAATTCGGTAGAAATATTAAAAATGTCTGATGAAATAGAAAAAATATCAAATGATTTAAAGGGATCTCATTGTATTACATTAAATTCAGTAGAGTCAGTAGTTAAAGATATCGAAGATCAAGTAGATATTTTAGATGGATTCCAGGTTATAACAGAAGAGCTTATAGAAAATTGTAATACTTTAATTGATATATCTATAAGAAAGGACATAGAAAGCAAACTAAAAGATATATGTATGAGTATATACACAACTGAATTAAAAAAAGATAATATATCTTTAAAATCTTTTGCTAATAAAATAGGTGCTAATGACATTTTTTATGTTAATAAAGATGGATATTTTGAATTTACATCTGAAAATAGGAAAAATAAATTTAATTTATTTGAAGTTAATAAAGAGGCTAAAGGATTTTTTAATAGCAATGAAATTTATAAAATATATCCTTTATCAAAAAGAGAGGATACAGGAGAGACTAATTTATATATGCACATAAAGAGAAAAGACAAGCCAGGTATAGTTTCAATAGAAATGCCAATTAATACTTTATTTAAAATGTCTATAAAAAGCTAA
- a CDS encoding tetratricopeptide repeat protein produces MVLDSDFIKQYEKIASKDIELALKFCFDEFNQKKDPDILIYIGESYMVDEKFDLAVNYINKAIESNCKNRLLAYSLIGESLFYLGLYEKSKEYFFKVLDLDKESFFATIYLIDINLSEKNYKLAKKIGEDFLEYSNLNSEDKSFLIAKIAWIQLRYTKEYTESINNVKEALSINKNCGNAYIVLGFYNLSLERYKEAMRSFKNAIKLGEECEEVYYGIKECTMKMGIEK; encoded by the coding sequence ATGGTTTTAGATAGTGATTTTATAAAACAATATGAAAAAATAGCATCTAAAGATATTGAGTTAGCTTTAAAGTTTTGTTTTGATGAATTTAATCAAAAAAAAGATCCAGATATACTTATATATATTGGAGAGTCATATATGGTAGATGAAAAATTTGATTTAGCAGTTAATTATATAAATAAAGCTATAGAAAGTAATTGCAAAAATAGGTTATTGGCATATAGTTTAATTGGCGAATCTTTATTTTATTTAGGATTGTATGAAAAAAGTAAAGAGTATTTTTTTAAAGTTTTAGATTTGGATAAAGAAAGTTTTTTTGCAACTATATATTTAATTGATATTAATTTATCAGAAAAAAACTATAAATTAGCAAAAAAAATAGGAGAGGATTTCTTAGAATATAGTAATCTAAATAGTGAAGATAAATCCTTTTTAATTGCAAAGATTGCGTGGATTCAATTAAGATATACTAAAGAGTATACTGAATCAATTAATAATGTGAAAGAGGCTTTAAGTATAAATAAAAATTGTGGAAATGCTTACATAGTTTTAGGATTTTACAATTTGAGTTTAGAAAGATATAAAGAAGCTATGAGGAGTTTTAAAAATGCTATAAAGTTAGGTGAAGAATGTGAAGAGGTCTATTATGGAATTAAAGAATGTACTATGAAAATGGGTATAGAAAAGTAA
- a CDS encoding DUF6398 domain-containing protein gives MLKIPTEFEGRYKEIVEIIEVFCKENLNDNYLKLSKDLCKEICVIEENSIKKGKANSWACGIVHALGMKNGLLSGKGNLSIKASELYAAFKISSSTGLSKSKEIRSLINLEDQKWNIDSIEAREEILEEVAATVMEEKVEDVIEDISNLKIEDENLLKAIAIADSAWNQKNFNKKMKLAEEALNLSKDCAEAYIILSYDNSLSYDKQKDLVVKAVEAAKRVIGEENIEKFTGRFLDSEVSKPYFSAKYRLGNVLWNMGDRSGAIVEFKNLIELCPEDNIMIRGALFSWLIIEDRDEDVENLLERFKNDFLTATKYSKALYLFKKGEKLEAERALKIASVKNPFVIDYITKNKRIPKILPELKNLGTEEDAIYYMKNGEMAWNRVEGAIDWVKKFKKNQPF, from the coding sequence ATGCTTAAGATACCTACGGAATTTGAAGGAAGATACAAAGAGATAGTAGAAATCATTGAAGTTTTTTGTAAAGAAAATTTAAATGATAATTATTTAAAACTTTCTAAAGATCTTTGTAAAGAAATATGTGTAATAGAAGAGAATTCTATAAAAAAGGGAAAGGCAAACTCATGGGCTTGTGGTATAGTACATGCGCTGGGAATGAAAAATGGGTTGTTAAGCGGTAAAGGAAATTTATCTATAAAAGCAAGTGAACTATATGCTGCATTTAAAATAAGTAGTAGTACAGGCCTTTCTAAATCTAAGGAAATCCGTTCCCTTATAAATTTAGAAGATCAAAAGTGGAATATAGATAGTATTGAGGCAAGAGAGGAAATATTAGAAGAGGTTGCTGCAACTGTAATGGAAGAAAAAGTTGAAGATGTAATTGAGGATATTTCTAATTTAAAGATAGAAGATGAAAATCTGTTAAAGGCAATAGCTATTGCAGATAGTGCATGGAATCAAAAAAACTTTAATAAAAAAATGAAGCTAGCTGAAGAAGCATTAAATCTAAGCAAAGATTGCGCTGAAGCATATATAATATTATCATATGATAATTCATTATCATATGATAAACAAAAAGATTTAGTAGTAAAAGCAGTGGAAGCTGCTAAACGAGTTATTGGTGAAGAAAACATAGAAAAGTTTACTGGTAGATTTTTAGATTCAGAAGTATCTAAGCCTTATTTTAGTGCTAAGTATAGATTAGGTAATGTATTATGGAATATGGGAGATAGGTCAGGTGCTATAGTAGAATTTAAAAATCTAATAGAGCTTTGTCCAGAAGATAATATAATGATTAGAGGTGCTTTATTTTCATGGCTTATAATTGAAGATAGAGACGAAGATGTAGAAAATCTATTAGAAAGGTTTAAAAATGATTTTTTAACTGCAACTAAATATAGTAAGGCTCTATACTTATTTAAAAAAGGCGAAAAGTTAGAAGCTGAAAGAGCTTTAAAAATTGCAAGTGTTAAAAATCCTTTTGTTATAGATTATATTACTAAAAATAAAAGAATACCTAAGATATTACCAGAACTTAAAAATTTAGGCACAGAAGAAGATGCTATATATTACATGAAAAATGGTGAAATGGCTTGGAATAGAGTTGAAGGTGCAATAGATTGGGTTAAAAAATTCAAAAAGAATCAACCATTCTAA
- a CDS encoding GerMN domain-containing protein: MKKKLSSFFLCLCIPFLLISCKDASDNNDSTKKQPNTTIESNTDIKKPSTEENVTNKKEDKTSSNIPTSEIKERNVRLYYYDSNQDKIIYLDSVVEVKDKAVATAIVNALKKPINENIPPTIAKNINIKSASVNLEKDLITIDFTDNFVKEQNLGSGSESMTLKAIANTFGYNFNVNHVKITLAGKPYSSGHISYNKDEFITVSYDNCFEYK, from the coding sequence ATGAAAAAGAAATTATCATCTTTTTTCCTTTGTTTATGTATTCCATTTTTGTTAATTTCTTGTAAAGATGCATCAGATAACAATGACTCTACTAAAAAACAACCTAATACTACTATAGAATCAAATACTGATATAAAAAAGCCTTCTACAGAAGAAAATGTTACAAATAAAAAAGAAGATAAAACATCTTCTAATATACCTACTTCTGAAATTAAAGAAAGAAACGTTAGGCTGTATTATTATGATTCTAATCAAGATAAAATTATCTATTTAGATAGTGTTGTTGAAGTTAAAGATAAGGCTGTTGCTACTGCCATAGTAAATGCCCTTAAAAAACCTATTAATGAAAATATTCCGCCTACTATTGCAAAAAATATAAATATAAAATCTGCATCTGTTAATTTAGAAAAAGATTTAATTACAATAGATTTTACAGATAACTTTGTAAAAGAACAAAATTTAGGTAGTGGTTCAGAATCAATGACTCTTAAAGCAATTGCAAATACTTTTGGTTATAATTTTAATGTTAATCATGTAAAAATTACTTTAGCTGGAAAACCATATTCTTCTGGTCATATTTCTTATAATAAAGATGAATTTATTACAGTTAGTTATGATAACTGTTTTGAATATAAGTAA
- a CDS encoding DeoR/GlpR family DNA-binding transcription regulator: MVSEKRHSIILNLVNSKGVITLSEIMNETNSSESTIRRDLTFLEEKGALKRIHGGAKTISSPSEELTYSEKSSKNLQAKSDIAKLASLEVNNGDSIFLDAGTTTIEIIKYLKDKNIFVVTNGLKHIDELIDNNINCYLLGGKIKFTTKAIIGGDALKCINKFRFDKCFLGSNGIHVSMGCTTPDTEEAIIKEAAIKNSKKSYILCDDSKFGEVSLVKFGDIQDVTIITNNIENISTYKNLTEVKVVEKS; encoded by the coding sequence ATGGTAAGTGAAAAACGTCACTCAATAATTTTAAATTTAGTAAATTCTAAGGGTGTTATCACATTATCAGAGATAATGAATGAAACTAATAGTTCTGAATCCACTATAAGAAGAGATTTAACATTTCTTGAAGAAAAAGGAGCTTTAAAAAGAATTCATGGTGGTGCAAAAACTATAAGCTCTCCTTCAGAAGAACTTACATACAGCGAAAAATCATCCAAAAACCTTCAAGCTAAAAGTGATATAGCAAAACTTGCATCTTTAGAAGTGAATAATGGTGATTCTATATTTCTAGATGCTGGAACAACTACAATTGAAATTATTAAATATTTAAAAGATAAAAATATTTTTGTTGTAACTAATGGGCTTAAGCATATTGATGAATTAATTGATAACAATATAAATTGTTATCTACTTGGTGGAAAAATCAAATTTACAACCAAAGCTATTATAGGTGGAGATGCTTTAAAATGTATCAATAAATTTAGATTTGATAAATGCTTCTTAGGTAGTAATGGAATTCATGTATCTATGGGTTGTACTACTCCTGATACTGAAGAAGCCATAATAAAAGAAGCTGCTATTAAAAACTCAAAAAAATCTTATATCTTATGTGATGATAGTAAATTTGGTGAAGTAAGTCTAGTTAAATTTGGAGATATTCAAGATGTAACTATTATTACTAATAATATAGAAAATATAAGTACATATAAAAACTTAACTGAAGTAAAGGTGGTAGAAAAATCATGA